The following proteins are co-located in the Billgrantia tianxiuensis genome:
- a CDS encoding AsmA family protein, translating into MNKVARRIVIVIGAVLLLLAAAALFLESPWFRGWLAGQASEQLGREVAIGDHGIDWGLPLTLRLDEVSIANASWAEDPMARLDELTVTLDVGALLQGEIELERLAIERPEVVVLRREDGTTNLDDLLAEEPTEEQEIPLWPEAFHIDRGRLVYRDTGQDIELEIAFATPGESVQELSLELRGEGRLQDDSVEFQGLLHLDVEERRGVIEAFQGRIGDSQLSGDLALDMGRDVPRLMAELQADALDLDRWGSSMKRRRKKKRRKKRRRKKRNSGIGTWHGCWRGSRHSRPMSTCLLVGCTMPARVCMTWP; encoded by the coding sequence GTGAACAAGGTAGCTCGGCGAATCGTCATCGTGATAGGGGCTGTGCTGCTGTTGCTGGCGGCGGCCGCCCTGTTCCTCGAATCCCCCTGGTTCCGCGGCTGGCTGGCAGGCCAGGCCAGCGAACAGCTGGGGCGCGAGGTGGCGATCGGCGATCACGGCATCGATTGGGGCCTACCGCTGACGCTGAGGCTCGACGAGGTGAGCATCGCCAACGCGTCGTGGGCCGAGGATCCCATGGCACGCCTCGACGAACTGACGGTGACCTTGGACGTAGGCGCCCTGCTGCAAGGGGAGATCGAACTGGAGCGGCTCGCTATCGAGCGACCCGAGGTGGTGGTGCTGCGTCGAGAAGATGGCACTACCAATCTCGATGACCTGTTGGCAGAGGAGCCGACCGAGGAGCAGGAGATCCCCCTCTGGCCCGAGGCCTTTCATATCGACCGGGGCCGGCTGGTCTATCGGGATACGGGCCAGGACATCGAGCTCGAGATCGCCTTCGCAACACCTGGAGAAAGCGTCCAGGAGCTGAGCTTGGAGCTGCGCGGAGAGGGCCGGCTACAGGACGATTCTGTCGAGTTTCAGGGCCTGTTGCACCTCGATGTGGAGGAGCGCCGTGGCGTCATCGAGGCGTTCCAGGGGCGTATCGGCGACAGCCAATTGAGCGGTGACCTGGCGTTGGACATGGGGCGCGACGTGCCACGCCTGATGGCCGAACTGCAAGCCGACGCGCTCGATCTGGACCGCTGGGGCTCTTCGATGAAACGGCGGCGGAAGAAGAAGCGCAGGAAGAAGAGGCGCAGGAAGAAGAGAAACAGTGGGATCGGCACGTGGCACGGCTGCTGGAGGGGCTCGAGGCATTCGAGGCCGATGTCGACCTGTCTCTTGGTCGGCTGCACTATGCCGGCCAGAGTCTGCATGACCTGGCCGTGA
- a CDS encoding AsmA family protein produces the protein MARLLEGLEAFEADVDLSLGRLHYAGQSLHDLAVRATLEEGRLTISRLQAQQQLEEESPRSLNVQGWLESEDQRLLAELQAELDRIDLTAALAPLGFGPLGTLNGSLNTRVVDGGLLFEDTALDYQAPHWGLSLSFTADTRTEGVEGQRIHLVGEGSYEEEPFEFDLLIGPLLDLTDPETPYPVSGELASGETRLWIDGSAVQPFALESLEGSARLEGPSPAELTELTGINLPELPPYRVSGYVSYRENLLSIDSLEGSFGDSDVAGDVRIRFGEPPKLWATLVSRQLEADDLLPMLGISPGTGPGETATPEQQQWEAQERRAEMLFPDREWDLEALRNTDIVLDYEAANVQAEHVPFEDLALALELEQGVMTVEPLQVGLGGGEVRASWVMDARQAAIEGDLQLALDQVNLAALLDEAGLPEVARDTLGRIGGRGDFRYRGRSMHEVMAGLDGELELAMSQGWLDIIAAELLPLNVANALVAALTGEDQVQLECTYVRFALDQGLADLDRFFMATEIAHFEGAGAINLETERMDLAFQGHNIDPTLFTGNSPVELQGSLRDPEVNVITEELIARGALSLLGAIVAPPLAILPWVDPGGGEQVGMGCERALSEFEE, from the coding sequence GTGGCACGGCTGCTGGAGGGGCTCGAGGCATTCGAGGCCGATGTCGACCTGTCTCTTGGTCGGCTGCACTATGCCGGCCAGAGTCTGCATGACCTGGCCGTGAGAGCGACCCTGGAAGAAGGCCGGCTCACCATCTCCCGGTTGCAGGCCCAGCAGCAGCTCGAAGAGGAGTCGCCCCGTTCGTTGAACGTCCAGGGCTGGCTCGAGAGCGAGGACCAGCGTCTGCTGGCCGAGCTGCAAGCGGAGTTGGATCGCATCGACTTGACGGCGGCACTCGCTCCGCTCGGGTTCGGACCGCTGGGCACGCTGAATGGCAGTCTCAATACCCGCGTGGTCGACGGCGGACTGCTGTTCGAGGATACGGCCCTCGATTACCAGGCCCCGCACTGGGGACTGTCGCTGTCGTTCACTGCCGATACCCGCACCGAGGGCGTGGAAGGGCAGCGGATACACCTGGTGGGCGAGGGCAGTTACGAGGAGGAACCCTTCGAGTTCGACCTGTTGATCGGGCCGCTGCTCGATCTTACCGATCCCGAAACGCCCTATCCGGTATCCGGCGAGCTGGCCAGCGGCGAGACCCGGTTGTGGATCGACGGCAGCGCGGTGCAGCCTTTCGCCCTCGAATCGCTAGAGGGCAGTGCTCGACTGGAGGGGCCGAGTCCGGCTGAACTCACCGAGCTGACCGGAATCAACCTGCCGGAACTGCCGCCCTATCGTGTCAGCGGCTACGTGAGCTACCGCGAGAACCTGCTCAGCATCGACAGCCTCGAGGGCTCCTTCGGTGACAGCGATGTGGCCGGAGATGTGCGTATCCGCTTCGGTGAGCCACCCAAGCTATGGGCGACCCTGGTGTCCCGACAGCTGGAAGCGGATGACTTGCTGCCGATGCTGGGCATTTCGCCGGGAACCGGCCCGGGCGAGACGGCCACGCCCGAACAGCAGCAATGGGAAGCGCAGGAACGGCGCGCCGAAATGCTGTTCCCCGATCGCGAATGGGATCTGGAAGCCCTGCGCAATACCGATATCGTTCTGGACTATGAGGCGGCCAACGTGCAGGCGGAGCATGTGCCGTTCGAGGATCTGGCCCTGGCTCTCGAACTCGAGCAGGGCGTAATGACCGTCGAGCCCCTGCAAGTTGGGCTCGGCGGGGGAGAGGTGCGTGCCTCCTGGGTCATGGACGCACGCCAGGCTGCCATCGAGGGCGATCTGCAGCTGGCTCTGGACCAAGTCAACCTGGCGGCATTGCTGGACGAAGCCGGCCTGCCCGAAGTGGCCCGCGACACCCTCGGCAGGATCGGTGGGCGCGGCGACTTCCGCTATCGCGGGCGCTCCATGCATGAGGTCATGGCTGGGCTCGATGGCGAACTGGAGTTGGCCATGTCCCAGGGCTGGCTGGACATCATCGCTGCCGAACTACTACCGCTCAACGTGGCCAATGCGCTGGTGGCGGCGCTCACGGGAGAGGATCAGGTACAGCTGGAATGTACCTATGTGCGTTTCGCCCTCGACCAGGGCCTGGCCGACCTGGATCGGTTCTTCATGGCGACGGAGATCGCCCACTTCGAGGGGGCCGGTGCCATCAACCTGGAAACGGAGAGAATGGACCTGGCCTTCCAGGGCCACAATATCGATCCCACCCTGTTTACCGGTAATTCGCCGGTGGAATTGCAGGGCTCGCTGCGTGACCCCGAGGTAAACGTCATCACCGAGGAACTGATCGCGCGCGGGGCGCTGTCGCTGCTGGGAGCCATCGTGGCACCGCCTCTGGCGATCCTGCCGTGGGTCGATCCGGGCGGCGGCGAGCAGGTCGGCATGGGCTGCGAGCGAGCGCTCTCGGAGTTCGAGGAGTGA
- a CDS encoding dihydrolipoyl dehydrogenase, whose product MQERDVDVAIIGAGTAGLSAWQTARQYSDEVVLIEGGEPGTTCARVGCMPSKLLIAAAESAHQAREAAGFGIRIGDLGIDGKAVMARVRRQRDAFVESVLDSMQRIEPRNRIKGHARFEAPHTLRVGDDLRLHARTIIIATGSRPHRPDALHPAGDRLVDSDGVFEWEDLPESVAVFGPGIVGLELGQALARLGVRLRMFGKSGSLGPFRDPALRDYAERAFNGEFYLDPAAQVETIARDGDQVVITFIERDSGQRLTERFDYLLAATGRRPNLDRLDLENAGLALDDKGVPFYNRFTMQCRRADGEGDAGHVFIAGDASQELPLLHEANQQGRIAGHNAGRYPERRAGRRSTPLSIAFTDPQMATVGLSRDEAADRFGCDGVAEGGASFEDQGRAVVMRQNRG is encoded by the coding sequence ATGCAGGAACGCGACGTCGATGTTGCCATCATCGGGGCCGGCACGGCTGGCCTGAGCGCCTGGCAAACCGCCAGGCAGTACAGTGACGAAGTGGTGCTGATCGAAGGCGGCGAGCCGGGCACCACCTGTGCCCGGGTAGGCTGCATGCCTTCCAAGCTGCTGATCGCCGCGGCTGAGTCGGCCCATCAGGCGCGCGAGGCAGCGGGGTTCGGCATTCGGATCGGCGATCTCGGTATCGACGGCAAGGCGGTCATGGCCCGCGTCAGGCGCCAGCGCGACGCCTTCGTCGAGAGCGTGCTCGATTCCATGCAGCGTATCGAGCCTCGCAACCGTATCAAGGGCCACGCCCGCTTCGAGGCACCCCACACCCTGCGCGTGGGCGACGATCTGCGCCTGCATGCCCGGACCATCATCATCGCCACCGGTTCACGCCCCCACCGGCCCGACGCCTTGCACCCGGCCGGCGATCGCTTGGTCGACAGCGACGGCGTGTTCGAGTGGGAAGACCTGCCCGAATCGGTCGCCGTCTTCGGCCCGGGCATCGTCGGCCTGGAGCTCGGCCAGGCCCTTGCCCGCCTGGGCGTGCGCCTGCGCATGTTCGGCAAGAGCGGTTCGCTCGGCCCGTTCCGGGATCCGGCGCTGCGCGACTATGCCGAACGCGCTTTCAACGGCGAGTTCTACCTCGATCCAGCCGCCCAGGTCGAGACCATCGCGCGTGACGGAGACCAGGTGGTGATCACCTTCATCGAACGCGACAGCGGCCAGCGTCTGACCGAGCGCTTCGACTACTTGCTAGCTGCCACCGGACGGCGCCCCAACCTCGACCGTCTCGACCTGGAAAACGCCGGGCTGGCGCTGGACGACAAGGGCGTGCCCTTCTACAACCGCTTCACCATGCAGTGCCGCCGCGCCGATGGCGAGGGCGACGCCGGTCATGTCTTCATTGCCGGGGATGCCAGTCAGGAGCTGCCGCTGCTGCACGAAGCGAACCAGCAGGGACGCATCGCCGGGCATAATGCCGGGCGCTACCCCGAGCGGCGTGCGGGTCGTCGCAGTACGCCGTTGTCGATCGCCTTCACCGATCCGCAGATGGCCACGGTCGGTCTGAGCCGCGATGAAGCGGCTGACCGCTTCGGCTGCGACGGTGTTGCCGAGGGCGGCGCCTCCTTCGAGGACCAGGGGCGTGCCGTGGTGATGCGCCAGAATCGGGGGTGA
- a CDS encoding DUF3008 family protein, producing the protein MPAKSEAQQMAAGAALAAKRGEKKVSELEGASKQMYESMDEKELEKMASTSQKDKPTHNRKS; encoded by the coding sequence ATGCCAGCTAAATCGGAAGCTCAGCAGATGGCGGCCGGTGCCGCCCTTGCCGCCAAGCGTGGTGAGAAGAAAGTCAGCGAACTCGAAGGTGCGTCGAAGCAGATGTACGAGTCCATGGATGAAAAGGAACTCGAAAAAATGGCTTCGACCAGCCAGAAGGACAAGCCTACCCATAACCGCAAGTCGTGA
- a CDS encoding putative bifunctional diguanylate cyclase/phosphodiesterase, producing the protein MRQFVIQGRSQNPPSPSCRDEVTGLIARRHAERQLATLLAQAAEREAKVAILHIDVDRLKEINHSLGRPMGDACLRMMAQRVAEVVDSRGSVSRLDSDEVMAVLPDVADTEAVLPLVERLLERTRQPIELSGRTVLSSCCIGLALYPDHGTTVTELMRHASLARRKAQQRGSLQHCVFSPELLDVGPDRILLRSELRDALSRGEMGLRYRPLICARSGQVVGVSAQPCWHSPHFGELEASSWISTARDNDQLSEICHWVLANACRHARSWYEAGSGLRVMVSVPAEGLAGDMLVERVAEALADNGLPAELLEIELTESGLMRDPEHARDLLERLKAMGVRLVIDGFGRGHSVLGCLGLFPIDTLRLDALFIEGCLDNPRQQAIIRSVIGMAHELGIRVAASGVSSRRQVEFLRERGCDLLQGSLWSRMEYSDPSPS; encoded by the coding sequence ATGCGCCAGTTTGTCATTCAGGGCCGATCCCAGAATCCGCCCAGTCCATCTTGCCGCGACGAAGTCACCGGGTTGATCGCACGCCGCCATGCCGAGCGGCAGCTCGCGACCCTGCTGGCGCAAGCCGCCGAGCGGGAGGCCAAGGTGGCGATTCTGCATATCGACGTCGATCGATTGAAGGAGATCAACCACTCGCTGGGGCGGCCCATGGGGGACGCCTGCCTGAGGATGATGGCACAACGGGTCGCCGAGGTCGTCGATAGCCGGGGTAGCGTCAGCCGGCTGGATAGCGATGAGGTAATGGCGGTGTTGCCCGACGTAGCGGATACGGAGGCAGTGCTGCCCCTGGTCGAACGACTGCTGGAGCGTACCCGTCAGCCCATCGAGCTTTCGGGGCGAACGGTGCTGTCCAGCTGTTGCATTGGATTGGCGCTGTATCCCGACCATGGCACCACGGTCACTGAACTGATGCGACATGCCAGCCTCGCCCGGCGCAAGGCACAGCAGCGAGGAAGCCTGCAGCACTGCGTGTTCTCTCCCGAGCTGCTCGATGTCGGCCCCGACCGCATCCTGCTGCGCAGCGAATTGCGCGATGCTCTGTCGCGAGGAGAGATGGGGCTGCGCTATCGCCCCCTGATTTGCGCCCGTAGCGGCCAGGTGGTGGGCGTTTCGGCTCAGCCGTGCTGGCACTCGCCCCATTTCGGTGAGCTGGAAGCGTCTTCCTGGATCTCCACGGCACGGGACAACGACCAATTGTCCGAGATCTGTCACTGGGTTCTGGCAAATGCGTGTCGCCACGCTCGCTCCTGGTATGAAGCCGGCTCGGGGCTCAGGGTCATGGTCAGCGTGCCGGCAGAGGGGCTGGCCGGCGACATGCTGGTCGAGCGCGTCGCCGAAGCCCTTGCCGACAACGGCCTGCCCGCGGAACTGCTCGAGATCGAGCTGACCGAGAGTGGCTTGATGCGCGATCCCGAGCATGCCCGCGACCTGCTCGAGCGTCTCAAGGCCATGGGCGTCCGGCTGGTCATTGACGGTTTCGGCCGAGGTCACTCCGTGCTGGGGTGTCTTGGCCTGTTTCCCATCGATACGCTCAGGCTCGATGCGCTGTTCATCGAGGGCTGTCTCGATAACCCGCGCCAACAGGCGATCATCCGCTCGGTCATCGGCATGGCGCATGAGCTGGGAATCCGCGTGGCGGCAAGCGGCGTGAGCTCGCGCCGCCAGGTCGAGTTCCTGCGTGAACGGGGCTGCGACCTGCTGCAAGGCAGCTTGTGGTCGCGCATGGAGTACAGCGATCCTTCCCCCAGCTAG
- a CDS encoding tautomerase family protein, giving the protein MPIVTIQQFPRELAQKRELARRITQAFVEVYGTPEESVQVFFSEVDGENWAKAGTMGCDRSGGQG; this is encoded by the coding sequence ATGCCCATCGTGACCATTCAGCAGTTTCCCCGCGAGCTGGCGCAGAAGCGCGAGCTGGCACGCCGTATCACCCAGGCCTTCGTCGAGGTCTACGGTACCCCCGAGGAGAGCGTGCAGGTGTTCTTCAGCGAAGTGGATGGAGAAAACTGGGCCAAGGCGGGCACGATGGGCTGCGACCGTAGCGGCGGACAGGGCTGA
- a CDS encoding creatininase family protein: MRLQHATWQEVEAYLQRETGIIVPIGSTEQHGPNGLVGTDAICPETIAWELGERYGVLVAPTQNLGMAQHHLAFPGTVSLRPSTLIAVLRDTVTSLSRHGFTHIFFLNGHGGNIGTMSAAFAEIYGERSLGYGPQPATELHLTTSNWFAGPRVRELAESLYGDAEGTHATASEVALSWCARPEAVKQVDMSPRIAPRGSAQCDADEFRRRFPDGRMGSDPSLASVEHGQRFLEAGVADAWEAYRAFTQAG, translated from the coding sequence ATGCGGCTGCAGCATGCTACCTGGCAGGAGGTCGAGGCCTACCTGCAACGCGAGACCGGCATCATCGTGCCGATCGGCTCCACCGAGCAGCATGGGCCCAACGGCCTGGTGGGCACCGACGCCATCTGTCCCGAAACCATCGCCTGGGAACTCGGCGAGCGCTATGGCGTGCTGGTGGCCCCGACCCAGAACCTGGGCATGGCCCAGCACCACCTGGCCTTTCCCGGTACCGTCAGCCTGCGTCCCAGTACCTTGATCGCCGTGCTACGGGATACCGTCACGTCGCTCTCGCGTCACGGCTTCACGCACATCTTCTTTCTCAACGGTCATGGCGGCAACATCGGCACCATGAGTGCGGCCTTCGCCGAGATCTACGGCGAGCGCAGCCTGGGATACGGCCCCCAGCCAGCCACCGAGCTGCACCTCACCACCAGTAACTGGTTCGCCGGCCCGCGAGTCCGCGAGCTGGCCGAATCGCTCTACGGCGATGCCGAGGGCACCCACGCCACCGCCTCGGAGGTTGCGCTCTCCTGGTGCGCGCGGCCCGAGGCCGTCAAGCAGGTGGACATGTCGCCGCGCATCGCACCCCGCGGCAGTGCCCAATGTGACGCCGACGAGTTTCGGCGGCGCTTCCCCGACGGTCGCATGGGCTCCGATCCCTCGCTTGCCAGCGTGGAGCATGGCCAGCGCTTCCTCGAGGCCGGCGTGGCCGATGCGTGGGAGGCCTATCGGGCCTTTACCCAGGCCGGCTAG
- a CDS encoding alpha/beta hydrolase, with the protein MLRVIATLAGIYALVVLLAWFFQDRLLYLPHMGREHIATPADLGLAWQQVDLATEDGLTLDAWWVPVENARGSLLFLHGNAGNISHRLDSIRQFHRLGLSVLILDYRGYGRSEGRPSEAGTAQDARAGWRWLIEQKVPADRIVLFGRSLGAAVAAELAAALPSREQPAALILESPFRSVPALGQRLYPFLPVRWLATLDYPTERYVRQIEAPLLVIHSRDDEIIPYGEGEAVFAAANEPKEMLTIRGGHNTGFVESEPEYSASIDDFLSRHARLTRQP; encoded by the coding sequence ATGCTGCGCGTGATCGCCACCCTGGCCGGTATCTATGCCCTCGTGGTGCTGCTGGCCTGGTTCTTTCAGGATCGGCTGCTCTATCTGCCGCATATGGGGCGTGAGCATATCGCTACTCCCGCCGACCTCGGCCTGGCATGGCAGCAAGTCGATCTGGCGACCGAAGACGGCCTGACCCTGGACGCCTGGTGGGTCCCCGTCGAGAACGCTCGCGGTAGCCTGCTGTTCCTGCATGGCAATGCCGGCAACATTTCCCATCGCCTCGATTCGATCCGGCAGTTTCATCGCCTGGGCCTGTCGGTGCTGATTCTCGACTACCGTGGCTACGGCCGCAGCGAGGGGCGTCCCTCCGAAGCGGGAACGGCGCAGGATGCCCGGGCCGGCTGGCGCTGGCTGATCGAGCAGAAGGTTCCTGCCGACCGGATCGTGCTGTTCGGGCGCTCGCTGGGGGCCGCCGTGGCCGCGGAGCTGGCCGCAGCACTGCCCTCCCGGGAGCAACCGGCGGCGCTCATCCTCGAATCGCCATTTCGCTCGGTGCCGGCGCTGGGCCAGCGGCTCTACCCCTTCCTGCCGGTGCGTTGGCTGGCGACGCTGGATTATCCCACCGAGCGTTACGTCAGGCAGATCGAGGCGCCTTTGCTGGTCATCCATAGCCGCGACGATGAGATCATTCCCTATGGCGAGGGAGAGGCGGTCTTCGCCGCTGCCAACGAACCCAAGGAGATGCTCACCATTCGCGGCGGTCACAACACCGGTTTTGTCGAAAGCGAGCCGGAGTATTCTGCCTCGATAGACGACTTTCTCTCTCGCCATGCCCGCCTGACCCGACAGCCTTGA
- a CDS encoding phage holin family protein yields MEAENRIRTETSTIGTLFSNLAHEVTALVRKESELAKVEMSEKTSQAMGALASIAIAGTVLMCGFLVLLAAAVFGLNTVLPPETTPWLSALIVGGAVVVIGLVMLQAGRKKLKRENLMPTRTMASLRRDRTLTQQHGEAVKEELK; encoded by the coding sequence ATGGAAGCGGAAAACAGAATCCGGACGGAAACCTCTACGATTGGGACTCTCTTCTCGAACCTGGCTCACGAAGTCACCGCTCTGGTGCGCAAGGAGTCCGAGCTGGCCAAGGTCGAAATGAGCGAAAAGACCAGCCAGGCGATGGGCGCACTTGCCTCGATTGCCATCGCCGGCACGGTATTGATGTGTGGCTTTCTGGTGCTCCTTGCCGCTGCGGTCTTCGGCCTCAATACCGTGCTGCCTCCTGAAACCACCCCTTGGCTCTCCGCCCTCATCGTGGGTGGCGCGGTGGTGGTGATCGGTCTCGTCATGCTGCAAGCGGGGCGCAAGAAGCTCAAGCGGGAAAACCTGATGCCGACCCGCACCATGGCGAGCTTGCGCCGCGACAGGACACTGACCCAGCAGCATGGAGAGGCGGTCAAGGAGGAGCTGAAATGA
- a CDS encoding DUF3618 domain-containing protein: MSQDGRRRSEEIEHEIYQARARLDETLHQIEERLSPEQLMNMTYDYLRHGGAERIASRLGRTIKENPLPVMVTGIGLGWLVLAQRNSHHDRYEALPRHAGYPGSTMPQTRIPNGGDMPGSHSTVSGAGTTTLGHDPAAMGATPQHGAGANDHGGGMTRKAQQMAQGIRDRAEHLGGQVKDRAQHMGGQVRERASHLGEQRQAAMHAASHRVQDVGSQTTHFVQEHPLVAGALGVAVGAVLGSLFSPTRVENRHLGEVRDRAVHRAEELGQEQLERAEEKIHETAERVKEEARSAQSSNSAYVENASSEERFAKAGAERTGSMESTSRGPESPRDEAAKKGGSNAPDDKPQGGGSSPSKGS; the protein is encoded by the coding sequence ATGAGCCAGGACGGTCGGCGCCGTTCCGAAGAGATCGAGCACGAGATCTACCAGGCGCGGGCGCGCCTGGATGAGACCCTACATCAAATCGAAGAGAGACTTTCTCCCGAGCAGCTTATGAACATGACCTACGATTACCTGCGTCACGGCGGGGCCGAGCGGATCGCCTCCCGCCTGGGAAGAACGATCAAGGAAAATCCGCTGCCCGTGATGGTGACCGGCATCGGCCTGGGCTGGCTGGTGCTGGCACAGCGCAACTCGCATCACGACCGCTACGAAGCGCTGCCGCGGCATGCCGGCTATCCCGGCAGCACCATGCCGCAAACCCGCATACCTAACGGTGGCGACATGCCCGGCAGTCATTCCACCGTCAGCGGGGCCGGCACCACCACGCTGGGGCACGACCCGGCGGCGATGGGGGCCACTCCGCAGCATGGCGCCGGGGCAAATGATCATGGCGGCGGCATGACACGCAAGGCGCAGCAGATGGCCCAGGGCATCCGCGACCGCGCCGAGCATCTGGGCGGCCAGGTGAAGGATCGCGCCCAGCACATGGGTGGGCAGGTCCGCGAGCGTGCCTCGCACCTAGGCGAGCAGCGCCAAGCGGCCATGCACGCCGCGTCGCACCGGGTCCAGGATGTCGGCAGCCAGACCACCCACTTCGTGCAGGAACATCCGCTGGTGGCTGGCGCGCTGGGCGTCGCCGTCGGGGCGGTGCTGGGCAGCCTGTTCTCACCGACGCGCGTCGAGAACCGTCACTTGGGCGAGGTGCGCGACCGGGCCGTGCATCGCGCCGAGGAGCTTGGCCAGGAGCAACTGGAACGAGCCGAGGAAAAGATTCACGAGACCGCCGAACGGGTCAAGGAAGAGGCGCGCTCGGCCCAGTCGTCGAACTCGGCCTACGTGGAGAATGCCTCCAGCGAAGAGCGCTTCGCCAAGGCCGGCGCTGAGCGTACTGGCAGCATGGAAAGCACTTCCCGGGGCCCCGAGAGCCCTCGGGACGAAGCGGCGAAGAAGGGCGGCTCCAATGCGCCCGACGACAAGCCGCAAGGCGGCGGTTCATCGCCCTCGAAGGGTAGCTGA
- a CDS encoding M24 family metallopeptidase, with the protein MDHLQYRHALAAQLEASELAFPVSEFEARLARVRDAMREAGLDALLLTDPADIYYLTGYNTFEVSVHTCLVCSAERLVLQVPSIETGPAVVTARVDELLGYRWEGIGEVIEPLAETLAPFQAIGLDLYGAGLRHGVLRELQSRLGVERFRDDGGELLDRIRIVKSEAELACLRQSARITSLGLAAAARVIAPGMADGDVAAEGARAMLAAGSEFMSMQPIVTSGRRISVIHLNHQRQQIARDEPVFLEFGSAYRRYTAPMMKTVVAGGASREMLVLRDVCRDLFEALVATMRPGSTFDDAARAAEAVLAPHAERVFFSGVFGYAVGAQFPPSWVEGSGYIARGQVREFEADMVFHLPLCLRVPGQWGIGLSDTVRVTPRGGEPLTDNDWMLGGVEAAGGPG; encoded by the coding sequence ATGGATCACCTTCAGTACCGCCATGCCCTGGCGGCGCAGCTCGAAGCCAGTGAACTGGCCTTTCCGGTGAGCGAGTTCGAGGCTCGCCTGGCCAGGGTGCGCGACGCCATGCGCGAGGCGGGGCTGGACGCCCTGCTGCTGACGGACCCCGCCGATATCTACTATCTGACCGGCTACAACACCTTCGAGGTTTCGGTGCATACCTGCCTCGTCTGCTCGGCCGAGCGGTTGGTGCTGCAGGTACCCTCCATCGAGACCGGGCCGGCGGTGGTCACCGCTCGTGTCGATGAGCTGCTGGGTTATCGCTGGGAGGGCATCGGCGAGGTGATCGAGCCCTTGGCCGAGACCTTGGCGCCTTTTCAGGCCATTGGCCTGGATCTTTACGGGGCGGGTCTGCGCCATGGCGTGCTCCGCGAATTGCAGTCGCGCCTGGGCGTCGAGCGCTTCCGCGACGATGGCGGCGAGCTGCTCGACCGCATTCGTATCGTCAAGAGCGAGGCGGAACTCGCCTGCCTGCGGCAGAGTGCCCGGATCACTTCCCTAGGACTCGCAGCCGCCGCGCGGGTCATCGCCCCCGGCATGGCGGACGGCGACGTGGCGGCCGAAGGTGCACGGGCCATGCTGGCGGCCGGCAGCGAGTTCATGAGCATGCAGCCCATCGTCACCAGCGGCCGGCGCATCAGCGTGATCCACCTCAATCATCAGCGCCAACAAATCGCCCGGGACGAGCCGGTGTTCCTGGAGTTCGGCTCCGCCTACCGGCGCTACACCGCGCCGATGATGAAGACCGTCGTGGCAGGTGGCGCCAGCCGCGAGATGCTGGTGCTGCGCGATGTGTGTCGCGATCTCTTCGAGGCCCTCGTCGCCACGATGCGACCCGGCAGTACCTTCGACGATGCCGCCCGGGCCGCCGAGGCGGTGCTGGCGCCCCACGCCGAGCGGGTGTTCTTCTCGGGGGTGTTCGGCTATGCCGTGGGTGCGCAGTTTCCGCCCAGCTGGGTCGAAGGCAGCGGCTACATCGCCCGTGGCCAGGTGCGTGAATTCGAGGCCGACATGGTCTTCCACCTGCCGCTCTGCCTGCGCGTGCCCGGGCAGTGGGGCATCGGTCTCAGCGATACCGTGCGAGTCACGCCACGCGGAGGCGAGCCCCTTACCGACAACGACTGGATGCTGGGCGGGGTAGAGGCGGCTGGAGGGCCTGGATGA